The following are from one region of the Cloacibacterium normanense genome:
- a CDS encoding TrmH family RNA methyltransferase — translation MIIESLQNEKIKNLNRLITDNRFRKKSGVFVVEGKQENERALQFGFENVEFFICESIFGINHPEGKIHFVSSQVYEKLAYRGTSEGIIGIYKTKEFDLKNYQPKDNASVIVVESVEKPGNLGAILRSCEAFGIDALIVTDSRVDFYNPNVLRSSVGCFFGMNVFSATNEETLAFLQENCFKIYTTFMDETAEDLYNKNFNEKSALFFGTEHSGLSDFWLHKGENILIPMSGTIDSLNLSNAVAITCYEILRQKLSK, via the coding sequence ATGATTATCGAAAGCTTACAAAACGAAAAAATAAAAAACCTCAACAGATTAATTACAGACAATAGGTTTCGAAAGAAATCTGGTGTTTTTGTAGTGGAAGGGAAACAAGAAAACGAACGCGCATTGCAATTCGGGTTCGAAAATGTAGAATTTTTTATTTGCGAATCTATTTTTGGCATCAATCATCCCGAAGGTAAAATACATTTTGTTTCCAGCCAAGTTTACGAAAAACTAGCTTATAGAGGAACTTCAGAAGGAATTATTGGCATTTACAAAACCAAAGAATTTGATTTAAAAAATTATCAGCCAAAAGACAATGCTTCAGTTATTGTAGTAGAATCTGTAGAAAAACCAGGAAATCTTGGCGCAATTTTGAGAAGTTGTGAAGCTTTTGGAATAGATGCATTAATTGTTACCGATTCTAGAGTAGATTTTTACAACCCAAACGTTTTACGAAGCAGCGTAGGTTGTTTTTTTGGAATGAATGTATTCTCTGCAACCAATGAAGAAACTTTGGCGTTTTTACAAGAGAATTGTTTCAAAATCTACACCACGTTTATGGATGAAACCGCCGAAGATTTATACAACAAAAACTTCAATGAAAAATCCGCTTTATTTTTTGGAACGGAACATTCTGGCTTAAGTGATTTTTGGCTTCATAAAGGGGAAAATATTCTCATCCCGATGTCTGGAACTATAGATTCGCTTAATTTAAGCAATGCTGTGGCTATTACTTGTTACGAAATACTGAGACAAAAACTTTC
- the rmuC gene encoding DNA recombination protein RmuC, producing MEILYIILAFILGAVLAYFILKSSSVSRKSYEELQQNFNQKEADFNKIIAEISAENKAQIQKIIEQQELNERQNSEIKDLQNDKNQLIGLKSQLAAQNESLQQLLDSQKEEIVKIQEEAKLQFENLANKILEEKTLKFTEQNQQNLKNILNPLQEKITDFEKKVENTHKESIDYHAALRQQILGLKEMNLQMSKETLNLTKALKGDSKIQGNWGELVLERVLEKSGLEKGREYEIQKSFTTEEGNRVQPDVIINLPDGKKMIVDSKVSLTAYEKYINEEDDEQKSSFLKEHVNSLKRHVEQLGSKNYQHLYQMESPDFVLLFIPIEPAFAIALNEDTQLYNKAFERNIVIVTPSTLLATLRTIDSMWTNQKQQENAYEIARQAGALYDKFDGFVTDLVKIGKKMDEAKTEYEGAMNKLVDGKGNLITSVQKLKIMGAKAKKSLPDAILNRANSSLENLDEE from the coding sequence ATGGAAATCTTATACATTATTCTCGCATTTATTCTCGGTGCTGTTTTGGCATATTTTATTTTGAAATCTTCTTCGGTTTCTAGAAAAAGCTATGAAGAATTGCAACAAAACTTCAATCAAAAAGAAGCCGATTTTAACAAAATTATAGCGGAAATTTCTGCTGAAAATAAAGCTCAAATTCAGAAAATAATAGAGCAACAAGAACTTAACGAAAGACAAAACTCTGAAATTAAAGACCTTCAAAACGATAAAAATCAATTAATCGGTTTGAAATCTCAATTGGCTGCTCAGAATGAAAGTCTTCAGCAATTATTGGATTCCCAAAAAGAAGAAATCGTGAAAATTCAGGAAGAAGCAAAGTTGCAATTCGAGAATTTAGCGAATAAAATTTTGGAAGAGAAAACCCTAAAATTCACGGAACAAAATCAACAAAACTTGAAGAATATTCTAAATCCTCTTCAAGAAAAAATTACAGATTTTGAGAAAAAAGTAGAAAATACGCACAAAGAAAGTATAGATTATCACGCTGCTCTTCGTCAACAAATTCTTGGGCTTAAAGAAATGAATTTGCAAATGAGCAAAGAAACGCTAAATCTTACCAAAGCATTGAAAGGCGATAGCAAAATTCAAGGAAACTGGGGAGAACTAGTTTTAGAAAGAGTTTTAGAAAAATCTGGCTTAGAAAAAGGTAGAGAATATGAAATTCAGAAAAGTTTTACCACAGAAGAAGGAAACAGAGTTCAGCCAGACGTAATCATCAACCTTCCTGATGGTAAAAAAATGATTGTAGACTCTAAAGTTTCACTTACTGCCTACGAAAAATACATCAACGAAGAAGATGACGAACAAAAAAGCAGCTTCTTAAAAGAACATGTAAATTCTCTAAAAAGACATGTAGAACAACTAGGAAGTAAAAATTATCAGCATCTCTATCAAATGGAAAGTCCTGATTTTGTTTTACTTTTCATCCCAATAGAACCTGCATTTGCAATTGCTCTAAACGAAGACACTCAATTATACAATAAAGCTTTTGAAAGAAATATTGTAATTGTAACGCCTTCTACTTTATTGGCAACACTTCGCACCATCGATTCTATGTGGACGAATCAAAAACAACAAGAAAACGCCTATGAAATCGCAAGACAAGCTGGAGCTTTGTATGATAAATTCGATGGTTTTGTCACTGATTTAGTTAAAATCGGCAAAAAAATGGACGAAGCAAAAACCGAATATGAAGGAGCCATGAATAAATTAGTAGACGGAAAAGGCAATCTGATTACTAGCGTTCAGAAATTGAAAATAATGGGTGCAAAAGCTAAAAAATCTTTACCTGATGCTATTCTTAATAGAGCAAATTCTAGTTTAGAAAATTTAGACGAGGAATAA
- a CDS encoding iron chaperone: protein MKTPKTYEEYCLDFPEETQEILENLKNFIQNLLPKSELCINYGIPTYKMKGKNVIHFGGFRNHIGLYPGSEAIEIFAEKLKKYKTSKGTVQFPLTEELPFDLIQEIVEFRKEKF from the coding sequence ATGAAAACTCCCAAAACCTACGAAGAATATTGCTTAGATTTCCCTGAAGAAACTCAAGAAATTTTAGAAAATCTGAAAAATTTCATTCAAAATCTTCTTCCAAAAAGTGAACTCTGCATCAATTACGGAATTCCAACTTATAAAATGAAAGGCAAAAACGTGATTCATTTTGGCGGTTTCAGAAATCATATCGGTTTGTATCCTGGTTCAGAAGCCATAGAAATCTTCGCAGAAAAATTAAAAAAATACAAAACGTCTAAAGGTACAGTCCAGTTTCCTTTGACAGAAGAATTGCCTTTTGATTTGATTCAAGAAATTGTAGAATTTAGAAAAGAGAAATTTTAG
- a CDS encoding YciI family protein encodes MKKFISIITFLFFSVLTFAQNNSEIFDQKLANSLGADERGMKTYMLVILKTGPKDAEITDKTQRYELFKGHFSNMEAMEKAGKLKLAGPFATKNNLQYRGIFLIDAKTEEEVKTLLQGDPTIKNGIFDVEILPWYGSAAIPMHLKYHKMISKK; translated from the coding sequence ATGAAAAAATTTATCTCAATTATTACATTCTTATTTTTCAGCGTCTTAACATTTGCGCAAAACAATTCTGAAATTTTTGATCAAAAACTTGCAAATTCTCTCGGCGCAGATGAACGTGGCATGAAAACTTATATGCTCGTTATTCTGAAAACTGGCCCAAAAGATGCTGAAATTACAGATAAAACTCAGCGCTACGAACTTTTCAAAGGACATTTTTCTAATATGGAAGCCATGGAAAAAGCAGGAAAACTGAAATTAGCAGGTCCTTTTGCTACGAAAAACAACCTTCAATATCGTGGAATTTTCTTAATCGATGCTAAAACCGAAGAAGAGGTAAAAACTTTGCTTCAAGGAGATCCAACCATTAAAAACGGAATTTTCGACGTAGAAATTCTTCCTTGGTACGGTTCTGCAGCAATACCAATGCATCTGAAATATCATAAAATGATTTCTAAAAAATAA
- a CDS encoding outer membrane beta-barrel protein, with the protein MKTLKSINKLAYLVTTLCTSLIFAQEEASWLKGFKLSGNADIFYKADFAGSDNNTKTSFTAPNNSFELGMFSLKLTHSSGKFTTVADLGFGNRAEQFSYTADNTKFLIKQLYIDYAATDKLTLTGGSWATHVGYELLDAPENDIYSMSYAFSYGPFLHTGFKANYVASKFNFMAGVVNPTDFKSAFHTADPNTGESFKNKFFIWQIGYAGDQLSAYLNGQHGSYNPWSNNVSQFDLTAAYKFTDKFKLGVNATTATFSSDTPNVGKQTWSSLVGYLKYDVNEGFALNYRAEYLDNKDNALALGAANGNTVFANTISATLRQGNFQLKPEIRFESSNEDIYFKKDGSATGSSANFLIGAMYKF; encoded by the coding sequence CTTATATTTGCTCAGGAAGAAGCAAGTTGGCTAAAAGGATTCAAATTAAGCGGAAATGCTGATATTTTTTACAAAGCAGATTTCGCTGGAAGTGACAACAATACAAAAACTAGCTTTACGGCTCCTAATAATTCTTTTGAATTGGGAATGTTCTCTTTAAAACTGACGCATTCATCAGGAAAATTCACAACGGTAGCAGATTTAGGATTTGGAAACAGAGCAGAACAATTTAGTTATACCGCAGATAATACTAAATTTTTAATCAAACAATTATATATTGATTATGCTGCTACTGATAAACTTACCTTAACAGGAGGTTCTTGGGCTACACATGTAGGTTACGAATTACTAGACGCTCCAGAAAATGACATTTACAGTATGTCTTATGCGTTTTCTTACGGACCATTTTTACATACTGGTTTCAAAGCAAATTATGTGGCTAGTAAATTTAATTTTATGGCGGGAGTTGTAAATCCTACAGATTTTAAATCTGCTTTTCACACCGCAGATCCAAATACTGGAGAAAGCTTCAAAAACAAATTCTTTATCTGGCAAATTGGCTACGCAGGCGATCAATTAAGTGCTTATTTAAACGGACAACATGGCAGTTACAATCCTTGGAGTAATAATGTATCTCAGTTTGATTTAACCGCAGCATACAAATTCACAGATAAATTTAAGCTTGGTGTAAATGCTACTACAGCTACATTTAGTTCAGACACGCCTAATGTAGGTAAACAAACTTGGTCTTCATTGGTAGGATATCTAAAGTATGATGTAAATGAAGGTTTTGCACTTAATTACAGAGCAGAATATTTAGATAACAAAGACAATGCACTAGCTCTAGGAGCTGCAAACGGAAATACTGTTTTTGCAAATACTATTTCAGCCACACTTAGACAAGGCAATTTTCAATTAAAACCAGAAATCAGATTCGAAAGTTCAAACGAAGACATCTATTTCAAAAAAGATGGAAGCGCTACAGGAAGCTCTGCAAACTTCTTAATTGGTGCAATGTATAAGTTTTAA